One segment of Cerasicoccus sp. TK19100 DNA contains the following:
- the hisF gene encoding imidazole glycerol phosphate synthase subunit HisF → MLSVRIIPCLDVHNGRVVKGVNFVNLIDAGDPVEQAKAYEKQGADELVFLDITASSDERNIMLDVVERTASECFMPLTVGGGLRSIDDIRAMLNAGADKISLNTSAVKTPELIKEASDKFGNQCIVVAIDAKRVAPGKWEVFTHGGRNPTGLDAIEWAQKVTELGAGEILLTSMDADGTKDGYDCELTRAVSEAVTIPVIASGGAGNLEHLVDVLQDGKASAVLAASIFHFGTYTIREAKEALASAALPVRL, encoded by the coding sequence ATGCTATCGGTTCGCATCATCCCTTGCCTTGACGTCCACAACGGGCGTGTCGTTAAAGGCGTTAATTTCGTCAATCTCATCGATGCGGGTGACCCGGTTGAGCAAGCTAAGGCGTACGAAAAGCAAGGTGCGGATGAGTTGGTTTTCTTGGACATCACGGCCTCCAGCGACGAGCGCAACATCATGCTCGACGTCGTCGAGCGCACGGCGAGCGAGTGCTTCATGCCGCTGACCGTGGGTGGTGGCCTGCGCTCCATCGACGACATTCGCGCGATGCTCAATGCCGGCGCGGACAAGATTTCGCTCAACACTTCGGCCGTGAAAACGCCGGAGCTGATCAAGGAAGCCTCGGATAAATTTGGTAACCAGTGCATCGTCGTCGCCATCGACGCCAAGCGCGTGGCCCCCGGTAAGTGGGAAGTCTTTACCCACGGCGGCCGCAACCCCACCGGCCTTGACGCCATCGAATGGGCGCAGAAGGTCACCGAGCTCGGTGCAGGCGAAATCCTGCTCACCAGCATGGATGCCGACGGCACCAAGGACGGCTACGATTGCGAGCTCACCCGGGCCGTCAGCGAGGCCGTTACGATTCCTGTCATCGCCAGCGGCGGCGCGGGCAACTTGGAGCACTTGGTCGATGTCCTGCAAGACGGCAAGGCCAGCGCGGTGCTGGCGGCGTCGATCTTTCACTTTGGCACCTACACGATCCGCGAGGCCAAGGAAGCACTGGCGTCGGCAGCGCTGCCCGTTCGTCTTTAG
- a CDS encoding four helix bundle protein: protein MSHQNLQDRTKQFALRVVNLVEALPDTRAGRIFANQVGRSACSVAANYRAACRAKSKADFIAKLGIVEEEADETLFWLEMIRDSKTMTSDRLQSLMDEAGELTAITVSSINTARGGKRTESNT, encoded by the coding sequence ATGAGTCATCAGAATCTACAGGACCGTACAAAGCAGTTCGCGCTACGAGTGGTGAATTTGGTTGAAGCTTTGCCTGATACCAGAGCTGGACGTATCTTCGCGAATCAAGTTGGGCGCAGCGCTTGTTCTGTTGCGGCCAACTACCGGGCAGCTTGTCGTGCAAAGTCAAAGGCAGATTTCATTGCCAAGCTGGGCATTGTCGAAGAAGAAGCCGACGAAACGCTTTTCTGGTTGGAAATGATCCGCGATTCGAAGACCATGACTTCTGATCGTCTTCAGTCACTCATGGATGAAGCTGGTGAGCTCACCGCAATCACCGTCTCCTCCATCAATACCGCACGCGGCGGTAAACGTACTGAATCCAACACTTAA
- a CDS encoding ABC transporter ATP-binding protein: MALIELQQISKHYKMGDETVKALDSVTLDIEAGSYAAVLGPSGSGKSTLMHLLGFMDFPTSGKMLFDGADVSRLSAAKRAWYRANHLGFVFQTFNLLPRLSVLENVRLPLDYARKDRKSDARAKDALDRVGMSHRVGHRPGQLSGGERQRVAIARALVNEPKLILADEPTGNLDTKNVERVMKLFDSLVDEGQTLILVTHDLEVAQHARSIILVRDGHLVGTEDGPTKDEDQTGSVKS, encoded by the coding sequence ATGGCGCTGATCGAACTCCAGCAAATTAGCAAGCACTACAAGATGGGCGACGAGACCGTGAAGGCGCTCGACAGCGTTACGCTGGACATCGAGGCCGGCTCGTACGCCGCGGTGCTTGGCCCCTCCGGCTCCGGCAAGTCCACGCTGATGCACTTGCTCGGCTTCATGGATTTCCCCACCTCGGGGAAGATGCTTTTCGACGGCGCGGACGTATCCCGCCTGAGCGCTGCCAAGCGCGCCTGGTATCGCGCGAACCACCTGGGCTTCGTCTTCCAGACTTTCAACCTCCTGCCCCGGCTGAGTGTGCTGGAAAACGTCCGCCTCCCGCTGGACTACGCGCGCAAGGACCGCAAGAGCGACGCGCGCGCCAAGGATGCGCTCGACCGCGTGGGCATGTCTCACCGCGTCGGCCACCGCCCAGGCCAGCTCTCCGGCGGTGAGCGTCAGCGCGTGGCCATCGCCCGCGCACTGGTCAACGAGCCCAAGCTCATCCTGGCCGACGAACCTACGGGCAACCTCGACACCAAAAACGTCGAGCGCGTCATGAAGCTTTTCGACTCACTCGTGGATGAAGGGCAAACACTGATCCTCGTCACCCACGACCTGGAGGTCGCCCAGCACGCGCGGTCCATTATCCTCGTGCGCGACGGCCACTTGGTCGGCACGGAAGACGGCCCCACCAAGGACGAAGACCAAACCGGGAGCGTGAAATCATGA
- a CDS encoding ABC transporter permease, protein MILASAIVHGVREISSHKFRSLLSMIGIILGVAALVAMVGVVEGMMSGFRKTFEATGGIEKMEIEEAEPPINQRPFAHRSPKRTMKDYYALQASLPNARRISAEKNINWSPLQSETKREWSRIRGTTPETFEIERFYIQEGGRAISDWDVVQKNRVMVLSERTASRLFGNPADAVGQNVSTRGIVFTIIGVIEPDEADSWSRSRVTFIPISTAIHYFADPDDDTINDLGVQAATMEDIPELSDQIERTLLSTHRGIQDFAVETREKELEDFQELERSFVYSLGGVAAITLLVGGIGIANVMLASISQRIREIGIRKAVGAKGSDIFIQFVAEALIISIIGGFIGIIASVGLVELLRGFIPADKGHVALSMRAMGWGFMFSVVVGFLSGVFPAIKAARLPVIDALRYE, encoded by the coding sequence ATGATACTCGCCAGCGCCATTGTCCACGGGGTGCGCGAGATCAGCTCGCACAAATTCCGCAGCCTGCTCTCGATGATCGGCATCATCCTCGGCGTGGCCGCGCTGGTGGCGATGGTCGGCGTCGTCGAGGGCATGATGTCCGGCTTTCGCAAGACCTTTGAGGCCACCGGTGGCATCGAGAAAATGGAAATTGAGGAAGCGGAGCCCCCCATCAATCAGCGGCCCTTCGCCCACCGCTCCCCCAAGCGCACAATGAAGGACTATTACGCGCTGCAGGCCTCCTTGCCCAATGCGCGGCGCATCTCCGCCGAGAAAAACATCAACTGGAGCCCCCTGCAAAGCGAAACCAAGCGCGAGTGGTCGCGCATTCGCGGCACCACACCGGAGACCTTTGAAATCGAGCGATTTTACATTCAGGAAGGCGGCCGCGCCATTTCAGACTGGGACGTCGTTCAGAAAAACCGCGTCATGGTGCTCTCCGAGCGCACTGCCAGCCGTCTCTTCGGAAACCCTGCGGACGCAGTGGGTCAAAATGTTTCCACACGCGGCATCGTGTTTACCATCATCGGTGTCATCGAGCCGGATGAGGCCGATTCGTGGAGTCGCTCCCGCGTGACGTTCATTCCCATTTCGACGGCCATCCATTACTTCGCGGACCCTGATGACGACACGATTAACGACTTGGGCGTCCAAGCCGCCACCATGGAGGACATCCCCGAACTGAGCGACCAAATCGAACGGACGCTGCTGAGCACGCACCGCGGTATTCAAGACTTTGCCGTTGAGACCCGCGAGAAGGAGCTGGAAGACTTCCAGGAGCTAGAGCGATCCTTTGTTTATTCACTCGGCGGCGTGGCGGCGATCACACTACTCGTTGGCGGTATCGGCATTGCCAACGTCATGCTCGCATCCATTTCGCAGCGCATTCGTGAGATCGGCATCCGCAAGGCAGTCGGTGCCAAAGGCAGTGATATTTTCATCCAATTTGTCGCCGAGGCGTTGATCATCAGCATCATTGGCGGTTTTATCGGGATCATTGCCAGCGTGGGGCTCGTGGAGCTGTTGCGCGGCTTTATTCCCGCGGACAAGGGGCACGTCGCCCTGTCGATGCGCGCCATGGGCTGGGGCTTCATGTTTAGCGTCGTCGTTGGCTTTTTGTCGGGGGTCTTCCCGGCGATCAAGGCCGCCCGCCTACCCGTCATCGACGCCTTGCGCTACGAATAG
- a CDS encoding efflux RND transporter periplasmic adaptor subunit produces MMKKLLKILITLIAVAVATYATWRFYQEYEKHPWTRDGQVRAYVVGIAARVDGPMVAVNVKDNQWVEEGAPLFQIDPTDYEKEVRRAEAALERSKTVAANLKMEVERRRGLVSQELISQEIFQDYEAKYLEAVADIAVDEAELELARLNLSYTKVNAPVSGYITNLEVTVGSYVTTGQPLMALVDADSFWISAYFRETDLHGIKEGDRVRIVMMGDFFEPFPGVVESISWGIFREDGAINQNTQLPMVKPTVDWVRLAQRFPVRIKPLELPDDIQLRVGQTVSVLIEPIDEKSAPPQAAQPTAGYPKTLTDGRGDRVTVKAQPKRVISLAPSTTQWMRRMGLESALIGVTEHCEVSDEQAGIQRYPVYPSPNFESVLGANADLIITADIAKDSDVQRLRDLGQTVLVLNNDGYDGILRDGQTLAAAMGSEADAQEVLAQLQADREAVLASVQNRNLSPKALIALSPKLDYVAGPGSYPDSLLGLAGAQNVAADAGAPWPLLNRESVVQADPDVIIVSQDLSDGEEAVRMRVLDTLSEDPVWQNLRAVKTGRVVVVDSKLMNVPGPRIGEALKAVHAAVGEN; encoded by the coding sequence ATGATGAAGAAACTGCTGAAAATCTTGATCACGCTGATCGCAGTCGCGGTGGCTACCTACGCCACGTGGCGCTTCTACCAGGAATACGAGAAGCATCCCTGGACACGTGATGGGCAGGTGCGGGCCTACGTTGTGGGAATTGCCGCGCGGGTGGATGGCCCGATGGTCGCCGTGAACGTGAAGGACAACCAATGGGTCGAGGAGGGCGCGCCGCTGTTTCAAATCGACCCGACGGATTATGAGAAAGAAGTCCGCCGCGCCGAGGCTGCCTTGGAGCGCTCTAAAACGGTGGCCGCCAACTTGAAGATGGAGGTCGAGCGTCGGCGTGGACTGGTGTCGCAGGAGTTAATTTCGCAGGAGATTTTTCAGGACTACGAAGCGAAATACCTCGAGGCCGTGGCTGATATCGCCGTGGACGAGGCCGAGCTGGAGTTGGCGCGCCTCAACCTGAGCTATACCAAGGTCAACGCCCCCGTCAGCGGCTACATCACGAATCTGGAGGTCACCGTGGGCTCTTACGTGACCACGGGACAGCCGCTCATGGCGCTGGTCGACGCCGATTCGTTCTGGATCTCCGCCTATTTCCGCGAGACCGATCTGCACGGCATCAAGGAGGGCGACCGTGTGCGCATTGTGATGATGGGCGACTTTTTCGAGCCGTTCCCCGGCGTGGTGGAGAGCATCAGTTGGGGCATTTTCCGCGAGGATGGTGCAATCAACCAAAACACCCAGCTGCCCATGGTAAAGCCGACGGTGGACTGGGTGCGCTTGGCGCAGCGTTTTCCGGTGCGCATTAAGCCGCTCGAGTTACCCGACGATATCCAACTGCGCGTCGGGCAAACGGTGTCCGTTCTGATTGAGCCTATCGATGAGAAATCAGCGCCGCCGCAAGCCGCCCAACCAACTGCCGGCTACCCGAAGACGCTCACCGATGGTCGCGGCGACCGCGTGACGGTTAAGGCGCAGCCGAAACGCGTCATCAGCCTGGCACCGAGCACCACGCAGTGGATGCGCCGCATGGGCCTGGAGTCGGCGTTGATCGGGGTTACCGAGCATTGCGAGGTCAGCGATGAACAAGCGGGCATTCAGCGTTACCCCGTTTATCCGTCCCCGAATTTCGAGAGTGTGCTTGGTGCGAATGCGGACCTGATCATTACGGCCGACATCGCCAAAGACAGCGATGTGCAGCGCCTGCGCGACCTCGGACAAACCGTGCTCGTGCTCAACAATGATGGCTACGATGGCATTTTGCGTGATGGGCAAACGCTGGCCGCAGCAATGGGCAGTGAGGCCGACGCGCAAGAGGTGCTGGCGCAACTTCAGGCCGACCGTGAGGCCGTGCTAGCCTCGGTGCAGAACCGGAACCTCTCGCCTAAGGCCTTGATCGCGCTAAGCCCGAAATTGGACTACGTTGCTGGCCCGGGGAGCTACCCCGATAGCTTGCTTGGCTTGGCCGGTGCGCAAAATGTTGCCGCCGATGCCGGTGCGCCGTGGCCATTGCTCAACCGTGAATCCGTGGTCCAAGCCGATCCGGATGTGATCATCGTGTCGCAGGATTTATCAGACGGCGAGGAGGCGGTTCGCATGCGCGTGCTCGACACCTTGAGCGAGGACCCGGTGTGGCAAAATTTGCGCGCCGTAAAAACGGGCAGGGTGGTCGTCGTAGACTCAAAATTGATGAATGTTCCCGGCCCGCGCATTGGCGAGGCGCTCAAGGCGGTGCATGCGGCCGTGGGCGAAAATTAG
- a CDS encoding efflux RND transporter periplasmic adaptor subunit, protein MKHIPTLIFFALLAAGGWWTWDRLEQESENSKPKPPQTSEVELGSIENVVTAGGYVEPVVSTEVRSEITGRIENILIKDGQKVQAGQILLELEKTERQTELEEAERLFEAQDLRLEQAKRDYARLEDLRAKNFTNEKDFLDAKTELGLMQIELEVRRARLEKAKDNLAKTTIRAPHEGVVGNFDLNPGQVITGATSVNQGTTLMTINDLLKLHVRTKVNELDINQISEGMPARVTFDALPEEEFSGVVSQIFSYAETEGNERIFRVLVTFEAGDERIRPGISATVTLPIDEVHDVPVVIPTALFKSKDGFVAYKQKGANQWEKTPVETGLSDVHHVQVKSGLKVGDVVSLTMPEGEGPSADS, encoded by the coding sequence ATGAAACACATCCCCACGTTAATCTTTTTCGCCCTCCTCGCAGCCGGTGGTTGGTGGACCTGGGACCGGCTGGAGCAGGAGTCTGAAAACTCCAAGCCCAAGCCGCCGCAAACGTCCGAGGTCGAGCTGGGCTCGATTGAAAACGTCGTCACCGCTGGCGGCTACGTCGAGCCGGTGGTGTCCACCGAAGTGCGCTCCGAGATCACTGGCCGCATTGAGAATATTCTGATCAAGGACGGCCAAAAGGTGCAAGCTGGCCAGATCCTGCTGGAGCTTGAAAAAACCGAGCGCCAAACCGAGCTCGAAGAAGCCGAGCGCCTCTTCGAAGCCCAGGACCTCCGCCTGGAGCAGGCCAAGCGCGACTATGCCCGGCTTGAGGATTTGCGCGCCAAAAACTTCACCAACGAAAAAGACTTCCTCGATGCTAAGACCGAGCTTGGCCTGATGCAGATCGAGCTGGAAGTTCGCCGCGCACGTCTGGAAAAGGCTAAGGACAACCTGGCCAAGACCACCATCCGCGCACCGCATGAGGGCGTCGTGGGTAACTTCGATTTGAACCCCGGCCAAGTCATCACCGGGGCGACATCCGTCAACCAGGGCACCACGCTCATGACGATCAACGACCTGCTCAAGCTGCACGTGCGCACCAAAGTCAACGAGCTCGACATCAACCAGATATCTGAAGGCATGCCCGCGCGCGTCACCTTTGATGCCTTGCCGGAGGAAGAATTCTCGGGCGTTGTTTCGCAGATTTTCAGCTACGCCGAAACCGAGGGCAACGAACGCATTTTCCGCGTGCTCGTTACCTTCGAAGCCGGTGACGAACGCATCCGCCCCGGCATCAGCGCCACCGTCACCTTGCCGATTGATGAAGTCCACGACGTGCCGGTGGTCATCCCCACAGCGCTCTTCAAGTCCAAGGACGGCTTCGTCGCCTACAAGCAAAAGGGCGCGAACCAGTGGGAGAAAACGCCCGTCGAAACCGGCCTGAGCGATGTCCACCATGTGCAGGTCAAAAGCGGCCTGAAGGTGGGCGACGTCGTCAGCTTGACCATGCCCGAAGGCGAAGGCCCATCCGCGGATTCCTGA
- a CDS encoding DUF4412 domain-containing protein, which produces MRTLSALLLTLFTTVSLAGFDGELLVFSSDGGQIVESTMIVKGNQMKQILPDSRGKFIIDYDAGTMTNIMDKAKMFTVQAYDPAKSGFKIDGQVRDTGKTDIVLGYKVKKLILAEKNGNETVCWATNELDNPALTRLPGVSPQMRQQLIEIFGDDRIFAMQMETFDRNGLLLLKMAVKEITEREVSAEEMQPPADYQEVGLPVFSPSGQ; this is translated from the coding sequence ATGCGCACACTATCGGCTTTGTTACTCACACTTTTTACGACGGTCAGCCTTGCGGGGTTCGACGGCGAATTGCTCGTTTTCAGCTCTGATGGCGGGCAAATCGTGGAATCGACGATGATCGTCAAGGGCAACCAGATGAAGCAGATTTTGCCTGATAGCCGGGGAAAGTTCATCATCGATTATGATGCCGGCACGATGACAAACATCATGGACAAGGCTAAAATGTTTACCGTTCAGGCCTATGATCCGGCCAAATCAGGTTTTAAAATCGATGGTCAGGTGCGGGATACCGGCAAGACCGATATCGTTCTCGGTTACAAGGTGAAAAAGCTCATCCTTGCCGAGAAGAATGGTAATGAAACCGTGTGCTGGGCCACCAACGAACTGGATAACCCTGCGTTGACCCGCCTGCCAGGCGTAAGCCCTCAAATGCGCCAGCAGCTGATTGAAATCTTTGGCGATGATCGCATTTTTGCGATGCAGATGGAGACCTTCGACCGAAATGGCTTACTGCTGCTCAAAATGGCGGTAAAGGAGATCACCGAGCGTGAGGTGTCCGCTGAGGAAATGCAGCCGCCTGCAGACTACCAGGAGGTAGGGTTGCCAGTATTCTCACCAAGCGGGCAGTAG
- a CDS encoding DUF1656 domain-containing protein — protein MFALLGDWSLNPEIDALGFYLPFSMIVVVLGFSLAWVLAWAMDLVGLTRFVWHPPLFLFAMMVGCSSGLALLLFPR, from the coding sequence ATGTTTGCTCTGCTTGGCGATTGGTCGCTGAATCCGGAGATCGACGCGCTCGGCTTCTACCTGCCGTTTTCAATGATCGTGGTGGTGCTCGGGTTTTCCCTGGCCTGGGTGCTGGCCTGGGCGATGGACCTGGTCGGTTTAACGCGCTTCGTTTGGCACCCGCCGTTGTTTCTCTTTGCGATGATGGTGGGCTGTAGTTCGGGGCTGGCCTTGCTCCTGTTTCCCCGATGA
- a CDS encoding AI-2E family transporter, producing the protein MPSIRPTALNALLGVAAIVVIIAGMRAAASIVVLFLLAVFVVILIAPIYFWLQRKGAPSWAALIVLILGMLGTGMFAASFFTNAVNDFAGNLNKYQRELSSQINNGVAWLEDRGVEVEEDLVAKTLDTRALFAQTANLLKSVSVLLSNAFIIILIAIFILMEAARLPDKIRHLPGMTDDRWDDLLEIVTNVRQYMGMKAVMSLLTGTLVSILLFIMKVDYPVLLGVLAFLFNFVPSIGSIIASIPGILLALVLHGVGDAAIVTVGYVAINVGVSNVLEPRYMGKGLGLSPMIIIVTLFLWAWILGPVGMLLSVPLTMAIKVALESSEKTKGIAYLMSDTVPPSKEVDNPKG; encoded by the coding sequence ATGCCGAGTATCCGCCCAACTGCTTTGAATGCGCTCCTGGGAGTGGCCGCGATTGTGGTGATCATCGCTGGCATGCGCGCAGCTGCCTCAATCGTGGTGCTATTTTTGCTGGCGGTGTTTGTGGTGATTCTCATTGCACCGATCTATTTTTGGCTTCAACGCAAGGGAGCACCTTCATGGGCGGCATTGATCGTCTTGATCCTGGGCATGCTGGGCACGGGCATGTTTGCCGCCAGCTTCTTTACCAACGCGGTCAATGATTTTGCGGGCAACCTGAATAAGTATCAGCGCGAGCTATCCAGCCAGATAAACAATGGCGTCGCGTGGCTGGAAGATCGCGGCGTCGAAGTCGAAGAAGACCTCGTGGCCAAAACGCTCGATACCCGCGCCCTCTTTGCGCAGACGGCAAATTTGCTAAAATCCGTCAGCGTGCTGCTGTCCAATGCCTTCATCATCATCCTGATTGCGATTTTTATCCTGATGGAGGCCGCGCGGTTGCCAGACAAAATCCGGCACCTGCCCGGCATGACCGATGACCGCTGGGACGATCTTCTCGAAATCGTGACCAACGTGCGGCAATACATGGGCATGAAGGCCGTGATGAGCCTGCTGACCGGCACCCTGGTTTCGATCCTGCTCTTCATTATGAAGGTCGACTACCCGGTCCTGCTCGGTGTGCTCGCATTTCTGTTTAACTTCGTGCCCAGCATCGGCTCGATCATCGCCTCGATTCCCGGCATCCTGCTGGCGCTGGTCCTGCATGGCGTGGGTGATGCGGCAATCGTCACCGTGGGCTATGTCGCGATCAATGTCGGCGTGAGCAACGTCCTGGAGCCGCGCTACATGGGCAAGGGGCTCGGCCTCTCGCCGATGATCATCATCGTCACGCTGTTTCTCTGGGCATGGATTCTGGGGCCGGTCGGCATGCTCTTATCGGTGCCGCTCACGATGGCGATCAAGGTCGCGCTCGAATCCAGCGAAAAGACCAAAGGCATCGCCTATCTTATGTCCGATACCGTCCCCCCGTCAAAAGAGGTGGACAACCCCAAAGGCTAA
- a CDS encoding FUSC family protein, translating to MLTANQLRLLTAFKTALAVVIALGIAMKLNWERPYWTGITVFITFLPYVGAAIEKSILRILGTLAAGILAYLLTGFFEQDQVLMSIALFVILSLFGYGATGTTYPYFFILGGITLCIIVGTTIVNPGELWHLVLFRTLEVCLGVVVALAVNNLIFPQRASNAFRFKASDTLKDCQGLLSLAVEHYQAGAQLPADLEKRIKKIATQFPALVSLYQSAIKDSSRIHHHKHAMEEFIREIRQIYVAIVTVMRASASETPREFQKELQDELRDYVSALQADLLQIVEDLQRDEPARRLQRVHDARERLREKVIVLRREGVSMTYPVDDATNFYAYMGDLDSLHDSLIRLAQADRAIYGGKEVKQLPTRVKEKKPGWGLSKLRVHHCLKVGIASLIALYLYLWLQWPSGVTSFLTCAIVMQVSAVASNQKSMLRLGGCMLGGLFGALTLAFIEPNFATYYGYCVPLFFIFAFFSWINNGPVKYAYAGFQAQLAFLLMTTISAQQSVDLEAGVDRFLGILLGVFVAALVHRLIWPVLPEQEFCRQLSAFFQQASQFMREQDQRITVQQSEPAKRAQEHDLANIEGMPAKTFDWLGQIGFRNREEKDKDALTQVYLQVQAISFALRGMAQANARDLERNSLDHLRPELQAMDHAVADIFQRCGEAFQQTAYSSTDDNLREARINLEKRLTKLLRVEHATRNLNNEQLGNFLSLVRRYREVATFARACEQEVAALNFSVLKRSAFF from the coding sequence ATGCTCACTGCGAACCAACTGCGATTGCTGACTGCCTTTAAAACGGCGCTCGCGGTGGTGATCGCTCTCGGCATCGCGATGAAGCTCAACTGGGAGCGCCCTTACTGGACCGGGATCACGGTCTTCATCACGTTTTTGCCCTACGTCGGCGCGGCGATTGAGAAATCCATCCTGCGCATACTCGGCACCCTCGCGGCCGGCATCCTGGCGTATTTACTGACTGGCTTTTTCGAGCAAGACCAGGTGTTGATGAGCATCGCGCTGTTCGTGATCCTGTCGTTGTTTGGCTATGGAGCCACGGGAACAACCTACCCGTATTTTTTCATCCTCGGCGGCATCACGCTCTGTATCATCGTGGGCACGACGATTGTGAACCCCGGAGAGCTCTGGCATCTCGTGCTGTTTCGCACGCTGGAAGTCTGCCTGGGCGTCGTTGTCGCGCTAGCGGTGAATAACCTGATCTTCCCCCAGCGCGCGTCCAACGCCTTTCGCTTCAAGGCCTCCGACACGTTGAAAGATTGCCAGGGCCTGCTCTCGCTCGCGGTCGAGCACTACCAGGCGGGTGCCCAGCTGCCCGCCGACCTCGAAAAGCGCATCAAAAAAATCGCCACACAATTTCCCGCGCTGGTGAGCCTCTATCAATCGGCAATCAAGGACAGCAGCCGCATCCATCACCACAAGCACGCGATGGAGGAATTTATCCGCGAGATTCGGCAAATCTACGTAGCGATCGTGACGGTGATGCGTGCCTCCGCTAGCGAAACACCACGCGAATTTCAAAAGGAGCTGCAGGACGAATTGCGGGATTACGTGAGTGCGCTTCAGGCAGACTTGCTGCAAATAGTCGAAGACTTGCAGCGGGACGAACCCGCACGCCGCTTGCAGCGCGTGCATGACGCCCGGGAGCGGCTGCGCGAAAAAGTCATCGTGCTGCGCCGTGAGGGCGTCTCGATGACTTACCCTGTCGACGACGCCACGAACTTTTACGCCTACATGGGCGACCTCGATTCGCTGCACGACTCGTTGATTCGCCTGGCGCAGGCCGACCGCGCCATCTACGGCGGCAAAGAGGTCAAGCAGCTCCCCACCCGCGTCAAAGAGAAAAAACCCGGCTGGGGACTGAGCAAACTACGCGTCCACCACTGCCTCAAGGTCGGCATCGCGAGCTTGATCGCGCTCTATCTTTACCTCTGGCTGCAGTGGCCGTCGGGCGTCACCTCGTTCCTGACCTGCGCGATCGTGATGCAGGTCTCCGCTGTCGCCAGCAACCAGAAGTCCATGCTGCGCCTAGGAGGCTGCATGCTCGGTGGGTTATTTGGCGCGCTCACGCTTGCCTTTATCGAGCCCAACTTTGCCACCTATTACGGCTATTGCGTGCCGCTGTTTTTCATCTTTGCTTTCTTTTCCTGGATCAACAACGGACCTGTAAAATACGCCTATGCGGGCTTTCAGGCGCAATTGGCTTTTCTGCTGATGACCACCATTTCCGCGCAGCAAAGCGTGGACCTCGAAGCCGGTGTGGACCGTTTTCTCGGCATCTTGCTGGGGGTGTTTGTCGCCGCGTTGGTGCACCGGCTCATCTGGCCCGTGCTGCCGGAGCAGGAGTTTTGCCGCCAGCTCAGCGCCTTCTTCCAGCAGGCCAGCCAGTTCATGCGTGAGCAGGATCAGCGCATCACCGTGCAGCAGTCCGAGCCCGCCAAACGCGCGCAGGAGCACGATCTGGCCAACATCGAAGGTATGCCCGCGAAGACGTTCGATTGGCTCGGGCAAATTGGTTTCCGCAATCGAGAGGAGAAAGACAAAGACGCGCTGACTCAGGTTTACCTGCAAGTGCAGGCCATCTCTTTTGCACTGCGCGGCATGGCTCAGGCCAATGCGCGTGACCTGGAGCGTAATTCTCTGGATCACCTCCGCCCCGAGCTACAAGCCATGGATCATGCGGTGGCCGACATCTTCCAACGCTGCGGCGAAGCTTTTCAGCAAACGGCATATAGCAGCACCGATGACAACCTTCGCGAGGCCCGGATCAATCTGGAAAAACGCCTGACCAAACTCCTCCGCGTCGAGCACGCGACGAGGAACTTAAACAACGAGCAGCTCGGTAATTTCCTGAGCCTGGTGCGGCGCTACCGCGAAGTCGCCACCTTTGCTCGCGCGTGCGAGCAGGAAGTTGCCGCATTGAACTTCAGCGTGCTCAAGCGCAGCGCATTTTTTTAA